The Clostridiaceae bacterium HFYG-1003 genome includes a window with the following:
- a CDS encoding V-type ATP synthase subunit E family protein, which produces MANLEQLTEQILQDARGKAEGILQEAKVQAETRINQALKESQARKEHFLVRAKNEADLMAERIISGTNLRIRDEKLGAKGQVIDKVMASVKERLKTLSADEVSGFIKNSLTGRTFAPQERLLVPEGLQDAVKAALGNVRVEGMKDLSGYIIDRNGVMENHSFETTLDYMKEDLEAQAAQILFEG; this is translated from the coding sequence ATGGCAAACTTAGAGCAATTGACAGAGCAGATTCTGCAGGATGCCAGAGGCAAAGCGGAGGGAATCCTCCAGGAAGCCAAAGTGCAGGCCGAAACCAGGATCAACCAGGCTCTGAAAGAATCACAGGCCAGAAAGGAACACTTCCTGGTCCGGGCAAAGAACGAAGCTGACCTGATGGCGGAACGGATTATCTCCGGTACCAACCTTCGCATCCGGGATGAAAAGCTGGGGGCGAAAGGTCAGGTCATCGACAAGGTCATGGCCAGTGTAAAGGAACGGTTAAAAACCCTGTCTGCTGATGAAGTCAGCGGATTCATCAAGAACAGCCTGACCGGCCGCACGTTTGCGCCACAGGAAAGGCTGCTGGTGCCTGAGGGACTTCAGGATGCAGTGAAAGCTGCCCTGGGCAATGTCCGGGTTGAAGGCATGAAGGACCTGTCTGGCTACATCATCGATCGAAACGGCGTCATGGAGAATCACTCCTTTGAAACGACTCTGGATTACATGAAAGAGGATCTGGAGGCTCAGGCAGCACAAATTCTCTTTGAAGGATAG
- a CDS encoding V-type ATP synthase subunit K, protein MKFFDFLNANGGMLFAALGAAFAVIFSGYGSAKGVGLVGQAAAGVIAEEPEKFGKALILQLLPGTQGLYGFVIGLFILLRIPEVTNLQMGMYLFVAALPIAFVGWLSAIEQGKTSAAGIGILAKNGEQSTKGVIFAVMVETYALLSFITSIMLLFAA, encoded by the coding sequence ATGAAATTCTTTGACTTTTTAAACGCTAACGGGGGAATGTTGTTCGCTGCGCTGGGAGCTGCTTTTGCAGTTATTTTCTCAGGCTATGGCTCTGCCAAAGGTGTTGGTCTGGTTGGACAGGCTGCGGCCGGTGTCATCGCTGAGGAACCTGAAAAATTCGGTAAAGCCCTGATCCTTCAGCTGCTGCCCGGTACCCAGGGACTGTATGGCTTCGTTATCGGACTGTTCATTCTTCTGCGGATCCCGGAAGTCACCAATCTGCAGATGGGTATGTACCTGTTTGTAGCCGCACTTCCGATTGCCTTTGTTGGATGGCTGTCTGCCATTGAGCAGGGAAAAACATCTGCCGCCGGTATCGGAATCCTCGCCAAAAACGGAGAACAATCAACCAAGGGTGTTATCTTCGCGGTTATGGTCGAAACCTACGCGTTGTTATCCTTCATTACCTCCATCATGTTATTGTTCGCCGCTTAA
- a CDS encoding V-type ATP synthase subunit I gives MAIVNMTKFSLFTFDKEQDALLKELQKFNYVHFLKPEEVETDANGEQEGAKTGKVPEKVVAVNEQVEKVKYALKLLFNYDERPGGLKGLREGNPTIGFDQLESTVKASGWEATYDAVRQISDRLDELKLKETKMRSELEEVTSWTQLDISPKRIEAVRSARTLLGAIPRKMEEGMRQELNKLKYTYVEKVGESKADFYYLIITHPLEEEAVAEILRQAAFSQHKLDYDEEPLKRKQRLNKEIIELKAREHETRDELRAYGQDIPKLEMAYEYLENKRLRVMANENFINTETMNAMEGYIPTEKAKEFEEAIHRAVKDRYHLSAEPADREDETVPIILKNNKFASAFSNITQMYSMPQYNEIDPTPLLAPFYMFFFGMMLADAGYGLILLIGSSLALKYLNLSKSMRNFVQFFFYLSIPTIFWGVIYGSYFSLDIPVPKLLDTNKDFQLMLIISIIFGLVHLFFGLAIKAYMLLRDGKKKDMVYDVVFWYMALTGMILLLLAGPAKLPSIVGTVALWVMVIGMAGIVLFAARDAAGWGGRIAGGLYSLYGISSWVGDFVSYSRLMALGLSGAFIGMAFNMIAGMIGSAWYLLPFAALIFLVGHGFNLFLSALGAYVHSLRLIYVEFFGKFYSGGGKAFKKLKRDPKYINYSDVESYD, from the coding sequence ATGGCAATCGTTAACATGACCAAATTCAGCCTCTTCACATTCGACAAGGAGCAGGACGCCCTCCTCAAGGAACTTCAGAAATTCAACTATGTTCATTTTCTGAAACCGGAGGAAGTCGAGACTGACGCGAATGGGGAGCAGGAGGGAGCAAAAACCGGAAAAGTCCCGGAAAAGGTCGTTGCAGTTAACGAGCAGGTAGAAAAGGTCAAATACGCCTTAAAGCTCCTGTTCAATTACGACGAGCGGCCAGGGGGACTCAAAGGGCTCAGGGAGGGAAATCCCACCATTGGGTTCGACCAGTTGGAGTCAACGGTAAAAGCCAGCGGCTGGGAAGCGACCTATGACGCTGTCCGACAAATCTCCGACCGGTTGGATGAATTGAAACTGAAGGAAACCAAGATGAGAAGCGAACTGGAGGAAGTGACCAGCTGGACTCAGCTCGACATTTCACCCAAGCGCATCGAAGCAGTCAGATCAGCCCGGACGCTGCTGGGTGCCATCCCTCGCAAGATGGAAGAAGGCATGCGCCAGGAGCTGAACAAACTAAAGTACACCTATGTTGAAAAAGTCGGCGAATCAAAAGCTGATTTTTACTATCTGATCATCACACACCCTCTGGAAGAGGAAGCGGTGGCGGAGATCCTGCGTCAGGCAGCATTCTCCCAACACAAGCTTGATTACGATGAAGAACCCCTGAAGCGCAAACAGCGCCTCAACAAGGAAATCATCGAACTCAAAGCCAGAGAGCACGAAACCAGGGATGAGCTCCGGGCGTACGGCCAGGATATCCCGAAACTGGAAATGGCCTATGAGTATCTGGAGAACAAGCGCCTGAGGGTCATGGCCAATGAGAATTTCATCAACACCGAAACGATGAATGCCATGGAAGGCTACATCCCGACAGAAAAGGCGAAGGAATTCGAGGAAGCAATCCACCGGGCAGTCAAAGACCGCTATCACCTGAGCGCTGAACCAGCGGACAGGGAGGATGAGACGGTTCCGATCATCCTGAAGAACAACAAGTTTGCGAGTGCTTTCTCCAACATCACCCAGATGTACTCCATGCCGCAGTACAACGAAATTGACCCAACCCCGCTGCTGGCTCCTTTCTACATGTTCTTCTTCGGAATGATGCTGGCAGATGCAGGCTACGGCCTGATTCTGCTGATCGGCAGCAGCCTGGCTTTGAAGTACCTGAACCTGAGCAAGAGCATGCGGAATTTCGTTCAGTTCTTCTTCTACCTGTCCATCCCCACGATCTTCTGGGGTGTGATCTACGGTTCGTACTTCTCGCTGGACATCCCGGTGCCAAAGCTTTTGGATACGAACAAGGACTTCCAGCTGATGCTCATCATCTCGATCATTTTCGGACTGGTCCATCTGTTCTTCGGCCTGGCGATCAAAGCCTACATGCTGCTTCGTGACGGCAAGAAGAAAGATATGGTTTATGATGTAGTGTTCTGGTATATGGCCTTAACCGGAATGATTCTTCTGCTCCTGGCAGGTCCGGCCAAATTGCCATCCATCGTCGGAACGGTTGCCCTATGGGTGATGGTAATCGGCATGGCAGGCATTGTCCTGTTTGCGGCGCGTGATGCAGCCGGATGGGGTGGACGAATTGCCGGCGGACTGTATTCGCTGTATGGAATCTCTTCCTGGGTCGGTGACTTCGTGTCCTACTCCCGTCTGATGGCCCTTGGCCTCTCCGGCGCCTTCATTGGCATGGCGTTTAATATGATCGCCGGAATGATAGGCAGTGCCTGGTATTTATTGCCGTTTGCGGCTCTCATATTCCTGGTTGGGCACGGCTTTAACCTCTTCCTGTCGGCATTGGGCGCTTATGTTCATTCCCTGCGTCTGATCTACGTTGAATTCTTCGGAAAGTTCTATTCCGGAGGAGGTAAGGCATTTAAGAAACTGAAACGGGATCCCAAGTACATTAATTATTCTGACGTGGAAAGCTACGACTAA
- a CDS encoding B12-binding domain-containing radical SAM protein: MRVLLTALDSKFIHSNLALRYLNKIAEQSSWDVVFHERTINDDVDLILSELIQFHPDLLVFSCYIWNIEYVRQLSEAVRMVLPQTMILCGGPEVAYDAENFLQEVPADGVMVGEGEVIFPEVLNALEASHHQNSDHFLTESLREIPGLMLRLDDGSIRLTAPARLADMSEVPFPYDKEDLGRLEHRIVYYEGQRGCPYGCTYCLSSIDRTLRHKPVEMVKRELGVLMDAKVPLVKLVDRTFNIKEDWAFDILSFLLSESIQRGGHTSFHFEVGAATLSDRLIQTLNQAPPGLFQIEAGIQTTDPWVLRLINRRDDPVQLRDALNRIIEAGNVHVHTDLIAGLPGDTLETFRNSFNDCIKMRPQMLQVGFLKVLKGTPLWHSASQYDIRFRPWPPYEVLGTDRMSYEDLRIIKLIEQVTDKYYNSGKFACCMKYLLSIFDEPWELFIIIAELLLKYQKRISAVSFEDYYRALNDLRETLTPEQSAVLADLLRFDYILGNRKGNFPEWLKSQKYNSSRGRILFSDKDNFQLKGSVEGFRIKVLRFWQSGEIIAGESLIFYSLAYPDLIEVRHISGTDYTPA, from the coding sequence ATGCGTGTTTTACTGACTGCCCTGGATTCAAAGTTTATTCATTCGAACCTGGCATTGCGCTATCTCAATAAAATAGCAGAACAATCATCCTGGGATGTAGTTTTCCATGAAAGGACCATTAATGACGATGTGGATCTGATTCTGAGCGAATTGATTCAATTTCATCCGGATTTACTGGTTTTTTCCTGTTATATCTGGAATATCGAATACGTCCGACAGCTGAGCGAGGCAGTTCGAATGGTGCTTCCCCAAACCATGATTCTATGCGGAGGCCCTGAGGTAGCATATGACGCCGAAAACTTCCTGCAGGAAGTTCCGGCTGACGGAGTGATGGTCGGCGAAGGGGAAGTGATCTTCCCGGAGGTTCTGAATGCTTTGGAAGCCTCGCACCATCAGAATTCAGATCATTTCCTGACAGAGTCGCTGCGGGAGATTCCGGGACTGATGCTTCGCTTGGACGATGGATCGATCCGTCTCACGGCGCCGGCCAGACTGGCCGACATGAGTGAGGTGCCCTTCCCCTATGATAAGGAGGATCTGGGACGCCTGGAACACCGCATTGTGTACTATGAGGGTCAGCGGGGCTGTCCGTACGGCTGTACCTACTGCCTTTCATCCATCGACCGTACTCTGAGGCATAAGCCCGTGGAGATGGTCAAGAGGGAACTGGGCGTTCTGATGGATGCAAAGGTCCCGCTGGTCAAGCTGGTGGATCGTACCTTCAATATCAAAGAAGACTGGGCCTTCGACATTTTATCCTTTTTGCTGAGTGAATCCATCCAGCGGGGAGGACATACGTCCTTCCACTTTGAAGTAGGAGCGGCCACCTTATCCGATCGTTTGATTCAAACGCTGAATCAGGCACCGCCTGGTTTGTTTCAGATTGAGGCGGGCATTCAGACCACCGATCCCTGGGTTCTTCGGCTGATCAATCGGCGGGATGACCCGGTTCAGCTCAGAGATGCACTGAACAGGATCATTGAGGCAGGTAATGTCCACGTACATACCGATCTCATCGCCGGTCTGCCGGGAGATACACTGGAGACGTTCCGGAACAGTTTCAATGACTGCATCAAGATGCGGCCCCAGATGCTTCAGGTGGGATTTTTAAAGGTACTGAAGGGAACTCCGCTCTGGCACAGCGCATCCCAGTATGACATTCGATTTCGCCCCTGGCCGCCCTACGAGGTACTGGGAACAGACCGGATGAGCTATGAGGATCTTCGAATTATCAAACTGATTGAACAGGTCACGGATAAATATTACAATTCGGGAAAATTTGCCTGTTGTATGAAATATTTGTTAAGTATTTTCGATGAACCGTGGGAATTGTTCATAATTATAGCTGAATTATTATTGAAATACCAAAAGCGCATCAGCGCTGTTTCATTTGAAGATTACTACAGAGCTTTGAATGATTTAAGGGAGACTTTAACCCCCGAGCAATCGGCTGTATTAGCGGATCTCCTGCGATTTGACTACATTCTGGGCAACCGAAAAGGCAATTTCCCTGAATGGCTGAAAAGTCAAAAATATAACAGTTCTCGCGGACGCATATTATTCAGTGATAAAGACAACTTCCAGTTGAAAGGAAGCGTCGAGGGGTTTAGAATCAAAGTGTTACGTTTTTGGCAAAGTGGCGAAATCATTGCGGGCGAGTCATTAATCTTTTACTCGCTGGCATATCCTGACCTGATCGAGGTCAGGCATATATCAGGCACTGATTACACTCCTGCATAA
- a CDS encoding zinc dependent phospholipase C family protein: MEVKTMENIVSKIDSSYRHRAGKLEKSFGRVATLVMKGANPFKKFAFKTSCLMHRYINIKSVHILENEGYYEAADFYRDHIRFLNEGATWIDQDFKSINHFYHHEMKKGLYGFSDALTEATKYRDKMMYYARRANLTRALFYTGVICHLSQDMTVPQHINNKLLESHHDYEVWILAHSWDTIDFTVRHGIVRYPRFEMYISENAKQANAIYEEAKNIANQEEAFRFMAERLIALAQRTTAGLLLDFYEAWFSTLKEAEHDKRIEVRNLKKEYSIEPD, from the coding sequence ATGGAAGTGAAAACCATGGAAAATATCGTCAGCAAGATTGATTCGTCCTACCGCCATCGAGCGGGTAAACTGGAAAAATCATTTGGCCGGGTTGCCACTCTGGTGATGAAGGGGGCCAATCCCTTCAAAAAATTTGCCTTTAAAACTTCCTGTCTGATGCATCGCTATATCAACATCAAATCGGTCCATATCCTGGAAAATGAAGGGTACTATGAGGCAGCCGATTTTTACCGTGATCACATACGATTCCTGAATGAAGGCGCGACCTGGATCGACCAGGATTTCAAGAGCATCAATCATTTTTATCACCATGAAATGAAAAAGGGTCTGTATGGATTTTCAGATGCGTTGACAGAAGCTACCAAATACCGGGACAAAATGATGTATTATGCCAGACGGGCTAATCTGACCCGGGCGCTGTTCTATACCGGAGTGATCTGCCACTTGAGTCAGGATATGACGGTTCCGCAGCACATCAACAATAAGCTGCTGGAATCGCATCATGACTATGAAGTCTGGATCCTGGCACATTCCTGGGATACCATCGATTTTACGGTCCGGCATGGCATTGTTCGGTATCCCCGTTTTGAAATGTACATCTCCGAAAACGCGAAACAGGCCAATGCCATCTATGAAGAAGCGAAAAATATTGCGAACCAGGAAGAAGCTTTCCGTTTCATGGCGGAACGCCTGATCGCCCTGGCTCAGCGAACCACCGCGGGATTGCTGCTGGATTTCTATGAAGCCTGGTTTTCCACTTTGAAAGAAGCGGAACACGACAAGCGGATAGAAGTTCGCAACCTGAAAAAAGAATACTCGATTGAGCCGGATTAG
- a CDS encoding polysaccharide biosynthesis protein — MILTVATFLTKIMSLIYVPLLLNIIQAEAHGVYTTAYEFFAFAYVITNEGITKGIAKMVSDRMARQDVAAAHKVFRISRTILLALGVVVSVIFFLAAGSLAQISGAPTSVNSLRILAPAIAVTSATSAYRGYFQGRRLLSMKAVSQIWEQAVNVVVSLVLALVLIRFGIQYGVAGAASGTLFGALVAAAYLAWQYRRTSAEEPGGRSKDGTERRILRELMAYTIPLAIGTAATQFGHIIDLVNVKTRLLVSGLDVAGANVTYSFLSSYKTIIAVPLTILVALTTSLFPSLARASSLGDYEEVRRKYRMALKINYLLAFPSAIGLYAVSGPANIAMFDGEPVRGLLIAMGSFVVILQGITLMQTVLLQALGLHRKSLVPLLIGIAVKIIANYFLVALPELRGQGAIISSYLQGIVTLGLNEYLIHQNLKLSINQVRIARRPLLASLIMGGALILLQQVLPDVAGRSANGIQLILLMGVGIAAYSVALLLLGGITRADLNAIRPGLANKVPSSIQRFLRVQE, encoded by the coding sequence ATGATCCTGACGGTGGCCACCTTTCTGACGAAAATCATGTCATTGATTTACGTCCCGCTGCTGCTGAACATTATTCAGGCAGAAGCCCATGGGGTCTATACCACCGCCTATGAATTCTTTGCTTTCGCCTATGTCATTACCAATGAAGGCATCACCAAGGGCATTGCCAAGATGGTGAGTGACCGCATGGCTCGCCAGGATGTGGCAGCTGCCCATAAAGTATTTCGGATCTCCCGGACCATCCTGCTGGCTCTGGGAGTGGTGGTGTCCGTGATCTTCTTTCTGGCGGCCGGCAGCCTGGCTCAAATCTCAGGTGCCCCCACCAGTGTCAATTCGCTCCGCATCCTGGCGCCGGCAATCGCCGTGACCTCAGCCACCAGTGCATATCGGGGCTATTTCCAGGGACGGAGACTGCTTTCCATGAAGGCCGTCAGTCAGATCTGGGAACAGGCCGTCAATGTGGTGGTCTCTCTGGTTCTGGCTCTTGTTCTGATTCGCTTTGGAATTCAGTACGGTGTAGCCGGCGCGGCTTCCGGAACGCTGTTCGGGGCTCTGGTGGCGGCAGCCTATCTTGCCTGGCAGTATCGCCGTACCTCTGCGGAAGAACCCGGAGGCAGAAGCAAGGACGGAACTGAACGCAGAATTCTGCGGGAACTGATGGCTTATACCATCCCTTTGGCCATCGGTACGGCGGCCACCCAGTTTGGGCATATCATTGACCTGGTCAATGTCAAGACCCGACTGCTGGTGTCGGGCCTGGATGTGGCCGGAGCCAATGTAACCTATTCGTTTCTCTCCAGCTATAAGACCATCATTGCGGTCCCGCTGACCATCCTGGTCGCATTGACCACTTCTTTGTTTCCGTCCCTTGCCAGAGCCTCAAGCCTCGGGGACTATGAGGAAGTCCGGCGCAAATACCGGATGGCCCTGAAGATAAATTATCTCCTGGCCTTTCCGTCTGCGATCGGGCTGTACGCAGTCTCGGGGCCGGCCAACATTGCGATGTTTGACGGGGAACCGGTCCGTGGACTACTGATCGCCATGGGATCTTTTGTCGTCATTCTGCAGGGGATTACCCTGATGCAGACGGTGCTGCTTCAGGCCTTGGGACTCCATCGCAAGTCCCTGGTGCCCCTGCTCATCGGCATTGCGGTCAAAATTATCGCCAACTACTTCCTGGTGGCCCTGCCGGAGCTGCGTGGCCAGGGAGCCATCATTTCCAGTTATCTGCAGGGGATTGTAACCCTGGGTCTGAATGAATATCTGATTCATCAGAACCTCAAACTGTCCATTAATCAGGTGCGGATTGCCCGTCGACCGCTGCTGGCCTCCCTCATTATGGGAGGAGCACTGATCCTGCTCCAGCAGGTTCTCCCGGATGTCGCCGGTCGAAGTGCCAATGGCATTCAGCTGATTCTTCTGATGGGCGTTGGCATCGCAGCCTACTCGGTGGCTCTGCTGCTTCTTGGCGGCATCACCAGAGCTGATCTCAATGCCATCCGTCCCGGGCTGGCCAACAAAGTTCCCAGCTCGATTCAGCGCTTCCTTCGGGTACAGGAGTAA
- a CDS encoding RluA family pseudouridine synthase — protein sequence MIIKIGPNEAGQSVEKYVKKLMRDVPLSAIHKALRKGDVRLNGAKAKDKDRLSEGDELEIRYLESRKAVEKKTFMDANVDFKVVFEDQNILMVEKWPGVVVHPDGSEQPSLTDHVLSYLAEKGAWDPAVETTYSPSPVNRLDRNTSGIVIFGKNAQATRSLAAILKDGGLRKDYVAIVKGRIPDGRKEAFISKDADRNVSRIYEEAGTDRLPIVMETRTMESNGLYSFVELNLITGRSHQLRAHLSHMGNPIVGDRKYGSKEINAYFDNKYALKFQYLYAYKVTFLQTDDFLSYLQGKVITVKLPPLFRHIKSDVFRVEI from the coding sequence ATGATCATTAAAATTGGGCCGAATGAGGCCGGACAGAGTGTTGAAAAATACGTTAAGAAACTGATGCGGGATGTTCCGCTTTCGGCGATCCACAAAGCCCTGCGCAAGGGCGATGTGAGGCTGAACGGGGCAAAGGCCAAAGACAAGGATCGGCTCTCGGAGGGCGATGAACTCGAGATTCGCTACCTGGAATCCCGTAAGGCGGTGGAAAAGAAGACGTTCATGGATGCCAATGTAGATTTCAAGGTGGTTTTTGAAGACCAGAACATCCTGATGGTCGAAAAATGGCCGGGCGTGGTGGTTCATCCGGATGGGTCAGAACAACCCAGTCTGACGGATCATGTCCTGAGCTATCTGGCAGAAAAGGGAGCCTGGGATCCGGCTGTGGAAACAACGTATTCCCCCTCTCCGGTCAACCGGCTGGATCGGAATACATCAGGCATTGTGATTTTCGGGAAAAATGCTCAGGCGACGCGGAGCCTGGCGGCCATTCTGAAAGACGGCGGACTGCGCAAGGACTATGTGGCCATCGTCAAAGGACGGATTCCGGACGGCCGTAAGGAGGCTTTCATCTCCAAGGACGCTGACCGCAATGTCTCCAGAATCTATGAGGAAGCGGGAACAGACCGTCTGCCCATCGTCATGGAAACCAGGACAATGGAGTCCAACGGCCTGTATTCGTTTGTCGAACTGAACCTGATTACCGGACGCTCCCATCAGCTGAGGGCTCATCTGTCACACATGGGAAATCCCATTGTCGGTGACCGCAAATATGGCTCAAAAGAAATCAACGCCTATTTTGACAACAAGTACGCCCTGAAATTTCAGTATCTTTATGCCTATAAAGTGACCTTCCTGCAGACCGACGATTTTCTGTCCTACCTTCAGGGCAAAGTCATTACCGTCAAGCTGCCGCCCTTATTCCGCCACATCAAGAGCGACGTGTTCCGCGTGGAAATTTAG
- a CDS encoding ATP-dependent helicase, whose amino-acid sequence MQLDQFQEQARLDRGDKVLLVAPPGSGKTTVLLAKIEYLVEECQVEPDRILVLTFSRSASENMKDRYHRQRKAGGPAFGTIHALAYREIRSRKGGIELISPAQAIFSLHQVRRQYFLSLQESTDCLSDISRERATGHFDPSIPERFRQQVREAYGNYKAERKLRDFDDLEEEFLEMLEDEMYRITMQHRYDWIMVDEFQDLNRVQLRILKILSKDCHLFCVGDEDQCIYAFRGSDTAAMVNFAREFDGGQILYLQYNYRSSATIVRHANQVIACNQARYPKVIDNFRQDESSIRIRSFSSDSASTRFLISHLYKLGSRRTAALIFRTNSELEETAHQLLREKLRFSCLDHPPNRYDRRLLRNLIDFLTYSQNAISCKVMFFRLLATLPLHLSPEVITRCVNSERWSEQDLLNDQIFDLTPDQRQGLDRLFKGFRKLRTMEPGTAIRYILYVMGYSQWIRRMAQGTGAILQDLIREAEDFAAEAAYFGSVPDFLEFIRTWDGIMSEKGAGERILLSTMHGVKGMEFDEVLLVNAVEGSIPHEKSMDDLEAERRLFYVAITRAMHDLTILVPASRQGRAVEPSRFLKELGLPIEDESPVTAKNQVGGIIRMIKQKIRL is encoded by the coding sequence ATGCAGCTGGATCAATTTCAGGAACAGGCGAGGCTCGATCGGGGAGATAAAGTGCTGCTGGTGGCACCTCCCGGTTCGGGCAAGACAACGGTTTTATTGGCGAAAATTGAATATCTGGTGGAGGAGTGTCAGGTCGAGCCAGACAGGATTCTTGTGCTCACGTTCTCCCGCTCGGCGAGTGAAAATATGAAAGATCGGTACCATCGGCAGCGCAAGGCTGGGGGACCTGCCTTCGGGACGATCCATGCTCTGGCCTATCGCGAGATTCGAAGTCGAAAAGGGGGGATCGAGCTGATCAGTCCGGCTCAGGCGATCTTTTCACTCCATCAGGTTCGAAGGCAGTATTTTCTGTCGCTCCAGGAAAGCACCGACTGCCTGTCTGACATTTCACGGGAGCGGGCCACGGGGCACTTTGATCCGTCGATTCCGGAACGATTCCGACAGCAGGTGCGGGAGGCTTACGGCAATTATAAGGCAGAACGGAAATTACGTGACTTTGATGACCTGGAAGAGGAATTTTTAGAAATGCTCGAAGATGAAATGTATCGCATTACAATGCAGCACCGCTACGACTGGATCATGGTGGATGAGTTTCAGGATCTGAACCGGGTGCAGCTGAGGATTTTGAAAATCCTGTCAAAGGACTGTCATCTGTTTTGTGTAGGGGACGAGGATCAATGCATTTACGCCTTCCGGGGATCGGATACCGCTGCTATGGTGAATTTCGCCCGGGAGTTCGATGGCGGGCAAATTCTATACCTGCAGTACAATTACCGATCCAGCGCGACGATTGTGCGCCATGCCAATCAGGTGATCGCCTGCAATCAAGCACGTTATCCCAAGGTCATCGATAATTTTCGACAGGATGAATCAAGCATCCGAATCCGATCCTTTTCCAGCGACAGCGCATCCACCCGGTTTTTAATTTCGCATTTATACAAGCTCGGGTCCAGACGAACGGCGGCTCTGATCTTTCGGACAAACTCGGAGCTGGAGGAGACAGCCCATCAGCTGCTCCGCGAGAAGCTTCGGTTCAGCTGTCTGGATCATCCGCCCAATCGCTATGATCGGCGGCTCCTGCGGAATCTGATTGATTTCCTGACCTATTCACAAAATGCGATATCCTGTAAGGTTATGTTTTTCCGACTTCTGGCAACCCTGCCCCTGCACCTGTCTCCTGAAGTGATTACGCGCTGCGTCAACAGTGAGCGATGGTCCGAACAAGATTTGCTCAATGATCAGATCTTTGACCTCACACCTGACCAGCGGCAGGGACTGGATCGCCTGTTCAAGGGATTTCGAAAACTTCGAACCATGGAGCCTGGGACGGCTATTCGCTATATTCTGTATGTCATGGGTTACAGCCAATGGATCCGGCGTATGGCTCAGGGGACCGGTGCCATCCTGCAGGATCTGATTCGCGAAGCGGAGGACTTCGCCGCGGAAGCAGCATACTTTGGTTCGGTGCCGGATTTTCTCGAATTTATCCGGACGTGGGATGGAATCATGAGTGAAAAGGGAGCCGGTGAACGGATTCTGCTTTCCACCATGCATGGGGTGAAGGGGATGGAATTTGATGAGGTACTGCTGGTGAACGCAGTGGAAGGCAGCATCCCCCATGAAAAATCAATGGATGATCTCGAAGCGGAACGACGGCTGTTTTATGTCGCCATCACCCGGGCCATGCATGATCTGACAATTCTGGTACCGGCCTCCCGTCAGGGCCGGGCTGTCGAGCCATCACGTTTTCTGAAGGAACTGGGTCTGCCAATTGAGGATGAGAGCCCCGTCACTGCAAAGAATCAGGTCGGGGGAATCATTCGTATGATCAAGCAGAAGATCCGGTTGTGA